One bacterium DNA segment encodes these proteins:
- a CDS encoding dihydrodipicolinate reductase, with amino-acid sequence MPYRVVQWTTGNVGRRSVRAIAAHPELELVGCYAWGEDKVGQDAGTLAGIEPLGVLATNDVDALLTLAPDCVSYNPLWPDVDLMCRLLENGIHVATTAAFITGHGLGEGARERIARACEKGRSAIFGSGMNPGFANLLGLVSAGICDRVDKITVTESVDATGYASAETQQSVGFGHPIDHPGLHDMVEKGTAVFGDGVHMMADALEVDLDEVRCESDFAVATQDHDLGFMRIDEGCVAGVKASWHGLVGDRSVIELRVLWKMGQHMEPDWPLEHGYLVRVDGQPEVRTKLEIRPPKGFEAKSFEDFMQLGMIVTAMPAINAIPHLCKGVTAGIRGYADLPLLTSAGLVAR; translated from the coding sequence ATGCCCTATCGCGTCGTGCAGTGGACGACCGGGAACGTCGGACGGAGGTCCGTCCGCGCCATCGCGGCCCATCCCGAGCTCGAGCTCGTGGGTTGCTACGCCTGGGGCGAGGACAAGGTCGGTCAGGACGCGGGGACCCTCGCCGGGATCGAGCCCCTCGGCGTTCTCGCGACCAACGACGTCGACGCGCTGCTGACGCTCGCGCCGGACTGCGTGTCCTACAACCCGCTCTGGCCCGACGTCGATCTGATGTGTCGACTCCTCGAGAACGGGATCCACGTCGCGACCACCGCCGCCTTCATCACCGGGCACGGCCTCGGAGAAGGCGCGCGCGAACGCATCGCCCGCGCCTGCGAGAAGGGCCGGTCGGCGATCTTCGGCTCCGGCATGAACCCCGGCTTCGCGAACCTGCTCGGCCTTGTCTCCGCCGGGATCTGCGACCGCGTCGACAAGATCACCGTCACCGAGTCCGTCGACGCCACCGGCTACGCCTCCGCCGAGACCCAGCAGAGCGTCGGCTTCGGCCACCCGATCGACCACCCGGGGTTGCACGACATGGTCGAGAAGGGAACGGCGGTCTTCGGCGACGGCGTCCACATGATGGCCGACGCCCTCGAAGTCGATCTCGACGAGGTGCGCTGCGAATCGGACTTCGCCGTCGCGACGCAGGACCACGATCTCGGCTTCATGCGGATCGACGAGGGCTGCGTCGCCGGCGTGAAGGCGAGCTGGCACGGTCTCGTGGGCGATCGCTCGGTGATCGAGCTGCGCGTGCTCTGGAAGATGGGCCAGCACATGGAGCCGGACTGGCCCCTCGAGCACGGCTACCTGGTCCGTGTGGACGGTCAGCCCGAAGTCCGCACGAAGCTCGAGATCCGGCCGCCCAAGGGCTTCGAAGCGAAGAGCTTCGAGGACTTCATGCAGCTCGGCATGATCGTCACGGCGATGCCGGCGATCAATGCGATCCCGCATCTCTGCAAGGGCGTCACGGCGGGCATCCGCGGCTACGCGGACCTCCCCCTGCTGACCAGCGCGGGGCTCGTCGCGCGCTGA
- a CDS encoding helix-turn-helix transcriptional regulator, producing the protein MPRTSFEDVNCSIARAVDPLGDGWTMLIIRDAFFGVRRFADFERHLGISKNVLTARLRDLVEHGILERVDEGVHGERFEYALTPKGEALLPVLTALREWGDAWIFGEGHEPYIVRERATGVRPEPLAVRGVDGRALSRRDLRGEAGPGADEATRRMFRPRSPSGT; encoded by the coding sequence GTGCCCCGAACCTCCTTCGAAGACGTCAACTGCTCGATCGCGCGCGCCGTCGACCCGCTGGGCGACGGTTGGACGATGCTGATCATTCGCGACGCCTTCTTCGGCGTGCGTCGGTTCGCCGATTTCGAGCGCCATCTCGGAATCTCGAAGAACGTCCTGACTGCCCGGCTCCGGGACCTCGTCGAGCACGGAATCCTCGAGCGCGTCGACGAGGGCGTCCACGGCGAGCGCTTCGAATACGCCCTCACGCCCAAGGGCGAGGCCCTCCTCCCGGTCCTGACGGCCCTTCGCGAATGGGGCGACGCCTGGATCTTCGGCGAAGGGCACGAGCCCTACATCGTTCGCGAACGCGCCACGGGCGTGCGTCCGGAGCCGCTGGCGGTCCGCGGCGTCGACGGTCGCGCGCTCTCGCGGCGAGACCTGCGCGGCGAAGCGGGCCCGGGCGCCGACGAAGCGACGCGGCGCATGTTCCGGCCGCGAAGCCCATCGGGGACCTGA
- a CDS encoding SDR family oxidoreductase — protein sequence MDIRLDGKVAIVTGGSRGIGRSIAQVFADSGAQVMITSRSADSCKEAAEAIGEGAAYEAGHIGRDEDADRVVQATLDRFGRIDVLVNNAATNPYAGPTIDAPRAAWDKTFETNLTAPMFWTQRVWNAWMKEHGGAVVNIASVGGLATNPILGVYDITKAAMIHMTKQLAAELAPQVRVNCLAPGLVKTDFARVLWEKGRGEKVAKNYPLHRLGEPEDVAGACLFLAAETGRWITGQTWVLDGGGLIKFNDAG from the coding sequence ATGGACATTCGACTCGACGGCAAGGTCGCGATCGTCACCGGCGGCTCGCGAGGCATCGGCAGGAGCATCGCCCAGGTCTTCGCGGACTCGGGCGCGCAGGTGATGATCACGTCGCGCTCCGCAGACAGCTGCAAGGAGGCCGCCGAGGCGATCGGCGAGGGTGCCGCCTACGAAGCCGGGCACATCGGTCGCGACGAGGACGCGGATCGCGTCGTCCAGGCGACCCTCGACCGCTTCGGGCGAATCGACGTGCTCGTGAACAACGCGGCCACGAATCCGTACGCCGGGCCGACGATCGACGCGCCGCGCGCCGCGTGGGACAAGACCTTCGAGACGAACCTGACGGCGCCGATGTTCTGGACCCAGCGGGTCTGGAACGCCTGGATGAAGGAGCACGGAGGCGCCGTCGTGAACATCGCGAGCGTGGGCGGCCTCGCGACGAATCCGATCCTCGGTGTCTACGACATCACGAAGGCGGCGATGATCCACATGACGAAGCAGCTCGCGGCGGAGCTCGCACCCCAGGTGCGCGTCAACTGCCTCGCGCCGGGCCTCGTCAAGACGGACTTCGCGCGCGTCCTCTGGGAGAAGGGGCGTGGCGAGAAGGTCGCGAAGAACTACCCGCTCCATCGCCTCGGCGAGCCCGAGGACGTGGCGGGCGCATGCCTCTTCCTCGCGGCGGAGACCGGGCGCTGGATCACCGGCCAGACCTGGGTGCTCGACGGCGGCGGGCTGATCAAATTCAACGACGCGGGGTGA
- a CDS encoding alpha/beta hydrolase, translated as MTISDVFLVLSILGLVLSLAVYPRVRIAGGLLVPTFVVGWLRGELALWTLVIEAAVTAIFVSYGALEAPTGQVGLVLTLASWGLLLAAHRRSIEAGKTFAAALAPEGLAVDRGVSAFHGFPNPFRFGHPDVKRIYDVEYGESLPGDKGGRNLLDLVVPKAASRGDRRPVLLQVHGGAWIIGDKREQGRPLMREMASRGWVCVAINYRLSPKATMPDHIVDVKRAIAWIREHIADYGGDPDFVCITGGSAGGHLSSLAALTANDPRFQLGFESVDTRIEAAVPFYGVFDFLDRADDRKLGKMAEAIGPMVFKCTPEENPELWDSVSPVVRVHAEAPPFFVIQGSHDSLVMAEEAVTFVGALREKSNAPVLFAELEGAQHAFEIFHSPRTEHAVLAVAAFLEKVRGESQDAA; from the coding sequence ATGACCATTTCCGACGTCTTTCTGGTCCTGTCGATCCTGGGCCTCGTGCTGAGCCTGGCCGTGTATCCGCGGGTGCGGATCGCAGGGGGCCTGCTCGTACCGACCTTCGTCGTCGGATGGCTTCGCGGAGAGCTGGCCCTCTGGACACTCGTAATCGAGGCCGCCGTCACCGCGATCTTCGTCTCCTACGGCGCGCTCGAGGCGCCGACGGGGCAGGTCGGACTCGTCCTCACCCTCGCGTCCTGGGGCCTGCTCCTGGCCGCGCATCGCCGGAGCATCGAGGCGGGCAAGACCTTCGCGGCCGCGCTCGCCCCCGAAGGCCTCGCCGTCGACCGCGGCGTGTCGGCCTTCCACGGATTCCCGAACCCTTTCCGTTTCGGCCACCCGGACGTGAAGCGCATCTACGACGTCGAGTACGGCGAATCCCTCCCGGGCGACAAGGGCGGGAGGAACCTGCTCGATCTCGTCGTCCCGAAGGCGGCGAGCCGTGGGGACCGGCGTCCGGTGCTCCTCCAGGTGCACGGCGGCGCCTGGATCATCGGCGACAAGCGGGAGCAGGGCCGGCCCCTCATGCGGGAGATGGCGTCGCGGGGCTGGGTCTGCGTCGCGATCAACTACCGGCTGAGTCCGAAGGCCACGATGCCGGATCACATCGTCGACGTGAAGCGGGCGATCGCCTGGATCCGCGAGCACATCGCCGACTACGGCGGCGACCCGGACTTCGTCTGCATCACGGGCGGCTCCGCCGGGGGCCATCTCTCTTCCCTCGCGGCGCTGACGGCGAACGACCCGCGCTTCCAGCTCGGATTCGAGAGCGTCGACACGCGGATCGAGGCGGCGGTCCCGTTCTACGGCGTGTTCGATTTCCTCGACCGCGCCGACGATCGCAAGCTCGGCAAGATGGCCGAGGCGATCGGGCCGATGGTCTTCAAGTGCACGCCCGAGGAGAACCCCGAGCTCTGGGACTCGGTTTCCCCCGTCGTCCGCGTCCATGCGGAGGCGCCGCCCTTCTTCGTGATCCAGGGCTCCCATGACAGCCTGGTCATGGCCGAAGAGGCGGTGACCTTCGTGGGCGCCCTGCGCGAGAAGAGCAACGCACCGGTCCTCTTCGCAGAGCTCGAAGGTGCCCAGCACGCGTTCGAGATCTTCCACTCGCCGCGAACCGAGCACGCCGTGCTCGCCGTGGCAGCCTTCCTCGAGAAGGTGCGCGGAGAATCGCAGGACGCGGCCTAG
- a CDS encoding molybdopterin-dependent oxidoreductase gives MAASPDVQKPAAPEWKPTACILCECNCGLEVQLGGEDGRHLVKVRGDKAHPASEGYACEKPSRLDFYQNDESRITKPLRRREDGAFEEVDWETAIREVAARFAAIRDEHGGDKILYYGGGGQGNHLPGGYSRSTRAALGIQYSSNALAQEKTGEAFVLGKMLGTLSRADFEHCEVGVFIGKNPWFSHSLPRARVTLRELAKDPKRTMIVIDPRRTETADLADIHLQVKPAGDAWLLAAIFAVIVQEGLLAKDFIAAHGENLDQVLPHFEALPIGQYCEEAGCPEAQVREAARVIANASSVAMFEDLGVQMNRNSTLVSYLHYLIAFATGNYGRKGSKYPVSSLQQILQAGPDKGETAPVTGTKIINGLVACNRIPDEILTDHPDRLRGAFVEAANPVHSLADSRRMREAFEALEFVVVVDVAMSETAQLADYVLPVATQFEKAEATFFNFEFPRNYFHLRTALMDPPEGLFSEPELHARLAEALGTLKQENVDALAAAWEEGRDAFRNKFFELVGSDPGFMGSAPAALYRAIGDKLPKGRAEGAALWAIAQIASMKIPDSIRRAGIDGPNLGDALFDAIIEAEHGVVFAVDEWEDSLSKIGREGGKIDFAVPELFAELDGLATATRMPIDPDFPMVLSAGERRSFTANTIVRNPAWRKKGMEGALTISEADAERLGLTDGARARLSTKRGSAEVSVEVSDRMQAGHCSLPNGTGLTHSGADGIRGGIAPNELTASEDCDDLAGTPWHKSTAARVEAL, from the coding sequence ATGGCCGCTTCACCCGACGTCCAGAAACCCGCCGCACCGGAGTGGAAGCCGACGGCGTGCATCCTCTGCGAGTGCAACTGCGGCCTCGAGGTGCAGCTCGGCGGTGAGGACGGCCGCCATCTCGTCAAGGTCCGCGGCGACAAGGCGCACCCCGCCTCCGAAGGCTACGCCTGCGAGAAGCCCTCGCGCCTCGACTTCTACCAGAACGACGAGAGCCGGATCACGAAGCCGCTGCGTCGTCGCGAGGACGGCGCCTTCGAAGAGGTCGACTGGGAGACGGCGATCCGCGAGGTCGCCGCACGCTTCGCGGCGATCCGCGACGAGCACGGAGGCGACAAGATCCTGTACTACGGCGGCGGCGGGCAGGGCAACCACCTGCCGGGGGGCTACTCGCGATCCACCCGCGCGGCGCTCGGGATCCAGTACAGCTCGAACGCGCTGGCTCAGGAGAAGACCGGCGAGGCCTTCGTCCTCGGCAAGATGCTCGGAACGCTCTCCCGCGCGGACTTCGAACACTGCGAGGTCGGCGTCTTCATCGGGAAGAACCCCTGGTTCTCGCATAGTCTGCCGCGCGCCCGAGTGACCCTGCGCGAGCTCGCGAAGGATCCGAAGCGCACGATGATCGTGATCGATCCGCGGCGGACGGAGACGGCGGATCTCGCCGACATCCACCTGCAGGTGAAGCCGGCCGGAGACGCCTGGCTGCTCGCCGCGATCTTCGCGGTGATCGTCCAGGAAGGCCTCCTGGCCAAGGACTTCATCGCGGCCCACGGCGAGAACCTCGACCAGGTGCTCCCGCACTTCGAGGCGCTTCCGATCGGACAGTACTGCGAGGAGGCGGGATGCCCCGAGGCGCAGGTGCGCGAGGCAGCACGGGTGATCGCGAACGCCAGCAGCGTCGCGATGTTCGAGGACCTGGGCGTCCAGATGAACCGCAACTCGACGCTCGTCAGCTATCTCCACTACCTGATCGCGTTCGCAACCGGGAACTACGGCCGCAAGGGCTCGAAGTACCCGGTGAGCTCGCTCCAGCAGATCCTGCAGGCGGGACCGGACAAGGGAGAGACCGCGCCGGTCACCGGGACGAAGATCATTAACGGGCTCGTCGCCTGCAATCGGATTCCGGACGAGATCCTCACGGATCATCCGGATCGGCTGCGCGGCGCGTTCGTCGAAGCGGCGAACCCGGTCCACTCGCTGGCCGACTCACGGCGGATGCGCGAGGCCTTCGAGGCGCTCGAGTTCGTCGTCGTGGTGGACGTCGCGATGTCGGAGACGGCGCAGCTCGCGGACTACGTCCTGCCGGTCGCGACCCAGTTCGAGAAGGCGGAGGCGACGTTCTTCAACTTCGAGTTCCCGAGGAACTACTTCCACCTGCGCACGGCCCTGATGGACCCGCCGGAGGGGCTCTTCTCGGAGCCGGAGCTCCATGCGCGGCTGGCCGAGGCGCTCGGGACGCTGAAACAGGAGAACGTCGACGCGCTGGCCGCGGCGTGGGAAGAAGGGCGCGACGCCTTCCGGAACAAGTTCTTCGAGCTGGTCGGTTCGGACCCGGGCTTCATGGGGAGCGCACCGGCCGCGCTCTACCGCGCGATCGGCGACAAGCTGCCGAAGGGCCGTGCCGAAGGGGCCGCGCTCTGGGCGATCGCGCAGATCGCCTCGATGAAGATTCCGGACTCGATCCGTCGGGCGGGGATCGACGGCCCGAATCTCGGGGACGCGCTCTTCGATGCGATCATCGAAGCGGAGCACGGCGTGGTCTTCGCCGTCGACGAGTGGGAAGACAGCCTGAGCAAGATCGGCCGCGAGGGCGGGAAGATCGACTTCGCGGTCCCGGAGCTCTTCGCGGAGCTCGACGGGCTCGCGACGGCGACGCGCATGCCGATCGATCCGGACTTCCCGATGGTCCTGTCCGCCGGGGAACGACGTTCGTTCACGGCGAATACCATCGTGCGCAACCCGGCCTGGCGGAAGAAGGGCATGGAAGGGGCCCTCACGATCAGCGAGGCGGACGCCGAGCGGCTCGGTCTGACCGACGGAGCACGAGCGCGACTGTCGACGAAGCGAGGCTCGGCGGAGGTCTCCGTCGAGGTGTCCGACCGCATGCAGGCAGGGCACTGCTCGCTCCCGAACGGAACCGGCCTGACCCACTCGGGAGCGGACGGCATCCGCGGTGGCATCGCGCCGAACGAGCTGACCGCGAGCGAGGACTGCGACGATCTCGCCGGCACGCCCTGGCACAAGAGCACGGCGGCGCGCGTCGAAGCTCTCTAG
- a CDS encoding phosphotransferase family protein, protein MSDDIANANPLGHTSDDEVLRAPFRDWLASRWSDVTDLEVGTFEVPKSGYSAKTVFVPLSYTRAGQRVDDKVCLRIENPEPAIYPQQAPGLDVEIEIQYRSMELLEKTGKVPLAKPIGYEPDPAVLGQPFFVMEFTGGDVMTEDPAYTQAGFFFEATPEERRRIYRRAMRQMVDFHTIDWKAAGFDWLVAPGHEPTVERQLDIWEEYGRRELGDRVHEDFEIGVEWLRKNLPTELPSALSWGDSRPGNIIFRDNEVLAITDFENIAVAPKEIDVGWWMLFDRTMHEAIGNERPEGEPTRQEARALYAELAGGPVPDTFYYEVFGGVRYAAIVVRVMNRMVDRGQIPADHTIWLNNPAATALAQLLDEGGLR, encoded by the coding sequence ATGAGCGACGACATCGCGAACGCGAACCCCCTCGGCCACACGAGCGACGACGAGGTGCTGCGCGCGCCCTTCCGCGACTGGCTGGCGTCGCGCTGGAGCGACGTGACCGATCTCGAGGTCGGCACGTTCGAGGTGCCGAAGTCCGGCTACTCCGCGAAGACGGTCTTCGTGCCCCTCTCCTACACGCGAGCGGGGCAGCGGGTCGACGACAAGGTCTGCCTGCGGATCGAGAATCCCGAGCCCGCGATCTACCCCCAGCAGGCGCCCGGTCTCGATGTCGAGATCGAGATCCAGTACCGCTCGATGGAGCTCCTCGAGAAGACCGGAAAGGTGCCCCTCGCGAAGCCGATCGGCTACGAGCCCGATCCGGCCGTCCTCGGTCAGCCCTTCTTCGTGATGGAGTTCACGGGCGGCGACGTCATGACCGAGGATCCGGCCTACACGCAGGCGGGCTTCTTCTTCGAGGCGACGCCCGAAGAGCGGCGAAGGATCTATCGCCGGGCCATGCGACAGATGGTCGACTTCCACACGATCGACTGGAAGGCGGCGGGCTTCGACTGGCTGGTCGCGCCCGGCCATGAGCCGACCGTCGAGCGCCAGCTCGACATCTGGGAGGAGTACGGCCGGCGGGAGCTGGGAGATCGCGTCCACGAGGACTTCGAGATCGGAGTCGAGTGGCTCCGCAAGAACCTGCCCACGGAGCTCCCGTCGGCGCTCTCCTGGGGCGACTCCCGCCCGGGCAACATCATCTTCCGGGACAACGAGGTCCTGGCGATCACCGACTTCGAGAACATCGCCGTCGCCCCCAAGGAGATCGACGTGGGCTGGTGGATGCTCTTCGATCGGACGATGCACGAAGCGATCGGCAACGAGCGGCCGGAGGGGGAGCCGACGCGGCAGGAAGCGCGAGCGCTCTACGCCGAGCTGGCCGGGGGGCCGGTGCCGGATACGTTCTACTACGAGGTCTTCGGCGGCGTTCGATACGCCGCGATCGTGGTTCGCGTGATGAACCGGATGGTCGACCGTGGACAGATCCCGGCGGACCACACGATCTGGCTGAACAATCCGGCGGCGACGGCCCTGGCGCAGCTGCTCGACGAGGGGGGGCTACGCTAG
- a CDS encoding nitroreductase family deazaflavin-dependent oxidoreductase has product MKFSQLAVRLAVTPFGAAVDRWAVRFTGESPVSWVFAWSEGVDYNPPILLTTRGRKTGRDRTVVLPHFDAHAFAPGAIAVVGSRGGMPTDPHWAQNLKAHPEARIWYARREIPVDVTLLEGAARAPLWKTIAERSPVYLAYQERAAEHREIPVFVLVAKDGTHLEAPA; this is encoded by the coding sequence ATGAAGTTCTCACAGCTCGCCGTTCGCCTCGCCGTCACCCCCTTCGGTGCCGCCGTCGACCGTTGGGCCGTGCGATTCACGGGCGAGAGTCCGGTCTCCTGGGTCTTCGCCTGGTCCGAGGGCGTGGACTACAACCCGCCGATCCTGCTGACCACACGTGGGCGAAAGACGGGCCGGGACCGGACGGTGGTGCTGCCCCACTTCGATGCCCACGCATTCGCTCCCGGCGCGATCGCCGTCGTCGGCTCGCGCGGGGGGATGCCGACGGATCCTCATTGGGCGCAGAACCTGAAGGCCCATCCCGAGGCACGGATCTGGTACGCGCGCCGCGAGATCCCGGTCGACGTGACCCTGCTCGAGGGCGCCGCGAGAGCGCCGCTCTGGAAGACGATCGCGGAACGCTCCCCGGTCTACCTTGCGTATCAGGAGCGCGCGGCCGAGCACCGGGAGATTCCGGTCTTCGTGCTCGTCGCCAAGGACGGTACCCACCTGGAGGCCCCGGCATGA
- a CDS encoding VOC family protein, with protein sequence MTTGIHYMMHIGICVADLERSIRFYRDGLGFRESGDLTVAGEPTATMLDLPSDMHLDAVYLDREGFRIELLSYPRPGTVGEAKARPMNQLGLTHFAFRVDDLDAAIARVEAHGGALIEGSRIQNEEFGSDLCYVTDPDGVRLELVQVESDPTRPD encoded by the coding sequence ATGACGACCGGTATTCACTACATGATGCACATCGGGATCTGTGTCGCCGATCTCGAGCGGTCGATCCGCTTCTACCGCGACGGCCTCGGCTTCCGCGAGAGCGGCGACCTCACCGTCGCGGGCGAGCCGACGGCGACGATGCTCGACCTGCCCTCGGACATGCATCTCGACGCGGTCTATCTCGATCGCGAGGGCTTCCGCATCGAGCTGCTCTCCTACCCGCGCCCCGGCACCGTCGGCGAAGCGAAGGCGCGACCGATGAATCAGCTCGGGCTGACCCACTTCGCGTTCCGGGTCGACGATCTCGACGCGGCGATCGCTCGGGTCGAGGCCCACGGCGGCGCCCTGATCGAGGGCTCCCGGATCCAGAACGAGGAGTTCGGATCCGACCTCTGCTACGTGACGGATCCGGACGGCGTCCGACTCGAGCTCGTGCAGGTCGAAAGCGACCCGACGCGCCCCGACTGA